The Candidatus Sulfotelmatobacter sp. genome includes a region encoding these proteins:
- a CDS encoding flagellar motor protein MotB, translating into METAGMMRWLLTYADMITLLLALFIILFAISTISSVKFQRLARQISGGFNSTDAINNPPNGGTIGSDKGQTEEANMAAVKSQLDRYIAQRNLQSKVQTQITKQGLTITLLSDKAYYDSGSAELRPETKALLDDVAGQIRHVRNDVRVEGNTDDVPIATSIYPTNWELSAARATNVTRYLVEHDKIPPTRLSFAGYGEYRPKYPNDTDAHRQQNRRTDVVILNGNEGNSTP; encoded by the coding sequence ATGGAAACCGCGGGGATGATGCGGTGGCTGCTCACGTACGCCGACATGATCACCCTGCTGCTCGCGCTGTTCATCATCTTGTTCGCGATCTCGACCATCTCGAGCGTGAAGTTCCAGCGGCTGGCGCGCCAGATCTCGGGCGGTTTCAACAGCACCGACGCGATCAACAACCCGCCCAACGGCGGCACGATCGGGAGCGACAAGGGCCAGACCGAAGAGGCCAACATGGCCGCGGTCAAGAGCCAGCTCGACCGCTACATCGCGCAGCGCAACCTGCAGTCCAAGGTGCAGACCCAGATCACCAAGCAAGGGCTGACCATCACGCTGCTGAGCGACAAGGCGTACTACGACTCCGGCTCGGCCGAGCTGCGACCGGAAACGAAGGCGCTGCTCGACGACGTCGCCGGCCAGATCCGCCACGTGCGCAACGACGTGCGGGTCGAAGGCAACACCGACGACGTGCCGATCGCCACCTCGATCTATCCGACCAACTGGGAGCTTTCCGCGGCCCGCGCGACGAACGTCACCCGCTACCTCGTCGAGCACGACAAGATTCCGCCAACCCGCCTCTCGTTCGCAGGCTATGGCGAGTACCGGCCCAAGTATCCCAATGACACCGACGCACACCGCCAGCAGAATCGCCGCACGGACGTCGTGATCCTGAACGGCAACGAGGGGAATTCGACCCCGTGA
- a CDS encoding flagellar FlbD family protein gives MIALRRLNNQAIMVNPDLIESLEATPDTVVTLTSGNKLLVRDSMEEIREKIIEFKRRIHGPEGAPTGR, from the coding sequence GTGATCGCGCTTCGTAGGCTGAACAACCAAGCCATCATGGTCAACCCGGATCTCATCGAGTCGCTGGAAGCGACCCCGGACACGGTCGTGACCCTGACCTCGGGCAACAAGCTCCTGGTGCGGGATTCGATGGAAGAGATCCGCGAGAAGATCATCGAGTTCAAGCGGCGGATCCACGGGCCCGAGGGCGCGCCGACCGGGCGCTGA
- a CDS encoding motility protein A → MDFATILGLVLAIGGLFLSAWIGQVDGRIIFARYEAFLLVFLGTVGATLVSFPLQTFWRGITLGFRTAFTEPIYHEREVIATLVSFAEKARREGLLALENEAAALEDDFMRKGIQLVIDGRDTDIIRKILETEVAFVQERNSKAEAVFMTMGGYSPTLGIIGTVLGLIAMLKSLGSLSGSGNVAGTLGIATAQAFVATFFGISLANLLWIPIASKIKERAGQQLLLREIMIEGILSIQAGDNPRLLEEKLHAFLDPDERETEIEAGGGVPEPGLAGA, encoded by the coding sequence TTGGATTTCGCGACGATCTTAGGCCTCGTGCTCGCCATCGGCGGGCTCTTTCTGTCTGCCTGGATCGGGCAAGTCGACGGCCGCATCATCTTCGCGCGTTACGAGGCGTTCTTGCTGGTCTTCCTCGGCACGGTCGGCGCGACGCTGGTCTCGTTCCCCCTGCAGACGTTCTGGCGCGGCATCACGCTGGGCTTCCGTACCGCCTTCACCGAGCCGATCTACCACGAGCGCGAAGTGATCGCGACGCTCGTCTCGTTCGCCGAGAAGGCGCGCCGCGAAGGGCTGCTGGCGCTCGAGAACGAGGCGGCCGCGCTCGAAGACGACTTCATGCGCAAGGGCATTCAGCTCGTCATCGACGGGCGCGACACCGACATCATCCGCAAGATCCTCGAGACCGAAGTCGCCTTCGTCCAGGAGCGCAACAGCAAGGCCGAAGCGGTCTTCATGACGATGGGCGGCTACTCGCCGACGCTGGGCATCATCGGCACCGTGCTCGGTCTGATCGCGATGCTCAAGAGCCTGGGCTCGCTGAGCGGCTCGGGCAACGTCGCCGGCACGCTGGGCATCGCGACCGCGCAGGCGTTCGTCGCGACGTTCTTCGGCATCTCGCTGGCGAACTTGCTGTGGATCCCGATCGCCTCGAAGATCAAGGAGCGCGCCGGCCAGCAGCTGCTGCTGCGCGAGATCATGATCGAAGGCATCCTCTCGATCCAGGCCGGCGACAATCCGCGCCTGCTGGAGGAGAAGCTGCACGCCTTCCTCGATCCGGACGAGCGCGAGACGGAGATCGAGGCCGGCGGCGGCGTCCCGGAGCCGGGACTGGCGGGCGCATAA